The nucleotide sequence TGACAGGGGAAGCCCACCGCGAATGTAATATACTATAACTTAGATCGGCGAAGGGCGCCGATAAATCGAACATGGGGAAACGCGTCCGGCCTTCCAGGCCCGCGCATACGACCGAGGACGCCAATGGCAGAGCGACTCAAGGTTCACGTTGATCCGGACAAATGCCAGGGCCACGCCCGCTGCAAGGCACTGGCGCCGGAACTGTTCGAGCTCGATGAATACGGCAACGCCCGCGAGGCCGGGGACGGCACCGTGCCGGCCGGGCTGGAAGACAAGGCCTGGCTTGCCAGATCCAACTGCCCGGAAATCGCGATCGACGTAATCAAGGAATAGCGCGCCTTTCACGACGCGCGTGCCTTCAGCGAACACCAGCTTCGAGGATTCCCTGAGATGTCCGACGTCAGCCAACCCGTTGTCCATCCGCCCGTCACCGACTGGCTCAACGATTTCGACCACACCGATCCGCAATGGACGGAAGATCCCTTCCCGATCTGGGACGAGCTGCGCGCCGCAAGCCCGGTCGTGCACACCAGACGCTTCCTCGGCTGCTACCTGCCGACGACCTATGAAGCGGTGCGCGAGATCGCCAACGATCCAGAGCATTTCTCCTCGCGCCGCATCATCGTGCGCGACGTGCGGCCCGAGGTGACCCAGAACGCCGCCCCGCCGATCACCTCCGATCCGCCCGCGCACAAACCGGCCAAGCAATTGCTGCTTCCGCCGTTCACGCCCGACGCGATGAAGAAGCTCGAGCCGCGGGTCCGCGCGATCTGCAATGAACTGATCGACGGCTTCATCGGCGAGAAAAAGGTGGATGCGGCGGCACGCTACACCAAGCACATTCCGGTGCGTGCGATCGCGCATATGCTCGGCATTCCCGAAAGCGACAGCGACCTCTTCATCAACTGGATCCACATGATCCTGGAGCTCGGCATCAAGGACGAGAACCTGCTGCTCCAGGCCGTCCACGAGATGAGCGACTATTTCAGGGCGCATATCGAGCAGCGCAGGAAGCACCCGACCGACGATCTCATCTCCTATCTGATGAATGCCAGGAACAAGGACGGCCAGCCGCTGGAGGAAGCGCACGTACTGGGCTCGCTGCGGCTGCTCCTGATCGCCGGCATCGATACCACCTGGAGCGCGATCGGTTCCTCGCTCTGGCATCTCGCCCGCACGCCGGCCGACCGCGAGCGCCTGATCGCCGAACCCAAGCTGATGCCGACGGCCGTCGAAGAATTCTTGCGCGCTTATTCCCCGGTGACGATGGCACGCGAGGTGGTCAAGGAGAGGACGGTCTCGGGCTGCCCGGTCAAGCCGGGCAACATGGTGCTGCTGTCCTTCCCGGCAGCCAACCGCGATCCCAAGATGTTTCCGGACGCTGACAAAGTTGTGATCGACCGGCGGGAAAACCGCCACGCCGCCTTCGGCCTCGGCATACACCGCTGTGTCGGTTCCAACCTGGCGCGGATGGAGATGCAGGTCGCGCTGGAGGAGTGGCTGAAGCGGATTCCGGATTTCCGGCTCGACCCGGCAGGCACCGTGACTTGGTCGCAGGGCACCGTGAGAGGCCCCCGCCAGTTGCCATTTCTGCTTGGAAAGGCGATGTAGGCCTCTCCAAAACCAGAGCGGAGAGGCCGGATATGACAGAGCAAGCAATCAAACCGGCCTCCGAGCATTTTGACGTCGCCGATGCCAAGCGGCGGATCAAGGCGATCTTCATCGGCTCCGTCGGCAATCTCGTCGAATGGTATGATTTTTACGCCTATACGGCGTTCGCTCTCTATTTCGCTCCGGCTTTCTTCCCCGGCAACGATCCCGTTGTCCAACAATTGAACGCCGCGGTCGTGTTCGCCGCGACCTTCCTGATGCGCCCCTTGGGCGGCTGGTTCTTCGGCTATCTCGCTGATCATTTCGGCCGGCGCATTTCGCTGACGCTGTCGGTCGTCTTCATGTGCTTCGGCTCGCTGATCATCGCGGTGACGCCGACCTACGCCACGATCGGCTTCGCCGCGCCCGCGATCCTGGCGCTGGCCCGCGTGATCGAGGGCCTGAGCCTCGGCGGCGAGTACGGCGCCAGCGCGACTTACTTGAGCGAGGTCGCCGACCCCCGGTACCGCGGCTTTTATTCAAGCTTTCAGTACGTCACCCTGATCGGCGGCCAGCTCACCGCGATCATCGTGCTCTTGCTCCTGCAAAAGGTCTTCCTCACGCCGGAAGAGCTGAAGGGCTGGGGCTGGCGCATCCCGTTTGCGATCGGCGCGATGCTGGCGATCTTCGCCGCGGTGATGCGGCGCAGCCTGCATGAGACCGAAGCGTTCGAAGAAGCCAAGAAGGTGGTCAAGCCGACCGGCTCGATCACCAACCTGCTGAGATATCCGCGCGAGCTGCTATTGGTGATGGGCCTCACCGCCGGCGGCACCGCAGCGTTCTATACCTTCACCACCTACATGCAGACCTTCGTCAAGCTCTCGGTCGGGCTGACCGAGGACCAGACCACCTTCGTGATCTTCGGCACGCTGATCTTCGCGACCATCCTGCAGCCGATCTATGGCGCGATCTCGGACAAGATCGGGCGCAAGCCGCTCCTGATCTTCTTCGGCATCGCGGGCACGCTCTCGACCGTGCCGCTGCTGATGACGCTGAAAGAGACCAAATCGCCGTTCGTCGCGTTCGTCCTGATCTGCGCCGCCTGGCTGTTCGTGGCCGGCTACACCTCGATCAATGCGGTGGTGAAGGCCGAGCTGTTCCCGACCAATGTCCGCGCTCTGGGCGTCGGCCTGCCCTATGCGATCACCGTCTCGCTCTTCGGCGGCACGGCACCTGCGATCGCACTCTACTTCAAGAGCGTCGGGCGCGAGGAATGGTTCTACTTCTACCTCAGCGGCATCATCTGCATCTCGCTGATCATCTATGCTACGATGCGCGACACCAAGCATGCGTCCGCGATGCATCGCCACGAGTAGCCAATGGCCGACGAGAACGAGCCACCGCCCGACAGCAAGCTGACGCGCACCAAGGAGAAATGGGCGCGCGAGGGCCGCTTCCTCACCGGCAGGATCACGCGCCTGGAGGATCATCGGCTGCCGCCCGGCCAGCACCTCACCAAGGACTGGCCGGTGCTGGATCTTGGCCTTTCACCCGAGATCTCGCGCGAGCGCTGGCGGCTCGACGTCTATGGTGCGATCGACAATCCGCTGTTCTGGAGCTTTGCGGAGTTTAGCGCGCAGAAGCAGGCGCAATTCACCTCCGACATCCACTGCGTGACGACCTGGTCGCGCTATGACAATCAGTGGGAGGGCCTCGCAACGCGCGCGTTGCTCGCGATCTGCCAGCCCCGCGACGATGCGCGCTTCGTGGTGCTGCATTCCTATGACGGTTACACCACCAATCTCGCGCTGGAAGATTTTGCCGCGGAAGACGCTTTGCTCGCCCATAGCTGGTCGGGCCAGCCGCTGACGAACGAGCACGGCGGTCCGGTACGGCTGGTCGTGCCGCATCTCTATTTCTGGAAGAGCGCCAAATGGCTCCAGGCCATCGAATTCCTGACCGAGGATGCGCGGGGTTTCTGGGAAGTCCGCGGTTACCATAACCGCGGCGATCCCTGGGCCGAACAGCGCTATTCGGGCGACTAGATTTCAAGCAGAACGGGGAAAGCCCATGGCTACGGAACGCTTTCAATTCCAGGGCGAAGGCGGTCATCAGCTTGCAGCGGCGTTGGAGTTGCCGGACGGCGAGCCGGCGGCCTACGCGTTGTTCGCGCATTGCTTCACCTGCGGCAAGGATACGCTGGCCGCCAAGCGCATCGCGGTGGCGCTCGCGGCCAAAGGCATCGCGGTACTCCGCTTCGACTTCACCGGACTCGGCTCCAGCGAGGGCGACTTCGCCAATTCGACGTTCTCTTCCAACGTCGCCGATCTCGTCCACGCCGCCGACCACTTGCGCAAAGTCCGCAAGGCGCCGTCGATCCTGATCGGACACAGCCTCGGCGGCGCCGCGATCCTTGCTGCGGCCGAGAAGGTTCCAGAGGCGAAGGCGGTCGCGACCATCGCGGCGCCGTCCGATCCGGCGCACGTCACCGGGCTCTTCAAAGAACATGTCGAAACAATCCGCTCGCAAGGCGAGCTTGAAGTGTCCCTCGCGGGACGTCCGTTTCGGATCAAGCGCGAATTCCTCGACGACATCGTCGAGCACGAACTGATGAAGGACGTCACCGGCCTGCACAAGGCGCTCCTGGTGATGCATTCGCCGGTCGACGACACTGTCGGTATCGAAAATGCGACCAAGATCTTCGTCGCGGCAAAACATCCCAAGAGCTTCATCTCGCTCGACCACGCCGATCATCTGCTCACGAAGCCTGCAGACGCGCTCTATGTAGCCGACGTGATCACAGCCTGGGCGAGCCGCTACATCGAGACGGCAAAGCCGGCAAGGGCGATGGATCTCGCCGAGGCGCCGCGCCAGGTCGTGGTGCAGGAGACGCGCAAGAGCAAGTTCAACCAGATCGTCTCGGTCGGGCCGCATCGCCTGGTCGCGGACGAGCCGGTTGCCGTCGGCGGCGAGGATGCCGGCCCCGGACCCTATGATTTCCTGCTCGCCGGCCTTGGCGCCTGCACCTCCATGACGATGCGGCTCTATGCCGACCGCAAGTCGCTGCCGCTCGACCGCGTCACCGTCACGCTGAAGCATTCGAAGATCTACGCCAAGGATTGCGCGGAGTGCGAGACGCGCGAGGGCATGCTCGACCAGATCGATCGCGTGATCGCGATGGAAGGCACGCTCGATGCCGAACAGCGCAAGAAGCTGATGGAGATCGCCGACAAGTGTCCGGTACACCGAACGCTGACCTCGGAGATCCGCATCGTGACGAAGGCCGCGGATTGAGGTATCGCTCTAGAAGCAGGACGTCATCGTTCGCACGGCCGCGCTGATCTCGTTCTCGCGCCATGCCGCAAAGCCGAGCAGCAGGCCGTGATCGCGCGGCTGGCCGAGCGACAGGCTCGATAGCGCCCGCGTCTCGACTCCGGCCGCGACCAGCCGTTTGACCGCCGCCCGGTCCGTGCTGCCGCGCTTGAGGCGCGCAACGAGCTGAATACCGCCCGAGGGCACCTCCGCCTCGAGAACATCGCCCAGACGGCGTTCCATCTCGCTGACGAGATGATCGCGGCGCGCATGATAGAGACGGCGCATCCGCCGGAGATGCGCGAGAAAATGCCCATCGGCGATGAACTCGGCCAGTGCTTCCTGGATATGGCTGGCCGCGATCGACCCCATGTGCCGCTGCGCGATCTCCAGCGTATCGCGCAGGGCCGGCGGTGCAACGAGGTAGCCGAGCCGGATGTCCGAGGTCATCGCCTTTGAAAAGGTACCGACATAGAACACGCGGCCATGGGCATCGAGCCCTTGCAAGGACGGCACCGGCCGGCTGTCATAGTGGAATTCGCCGTCGTAATCGTCTTCGATGATCCAAGTCTTGCCCGGCCGGCTTGCGGTGAGAAATTCGGTGCGGCGGGCAAGCGACATCAAACGCCCCGTCGGGTGCTGGTGCGACGGCGTCATGAAGATGAGCTTTGGCGCGGCCATTCCGGTCACCCGCTGCATGCCCTGCTCGTCCAGCCCCCAGGCCAACCACGCGCGCGCCGGAGGCGCGGAAGGCGGCCGCAGCGCCGGGATAGCCGGGATCCTCGACCCAGACCTCATCTCCGGGCGTGATGAGGGTGGCTGCAATCAAGGTCAGCGCCGCCTGCGCGCTCGGCAGGATCAAGATCTGCTCTGACGCCGCGCGCACGCCCCTGTTGCTCGCGAGGTAGTGCGCCAACGCCTCGCGCAGACGCGGCCGGTTGATCGGTCCGAGCTCGCGTTTCGCAGCGCGCACGGCGCTGCGGCGCAGGCAGCGCGCCCAGATCTCGTTCGGAAACTCCCGGGCATCGGCGTGGCCGGGCCTCAGGGGTCGCAACCGCGCGAGATAGGACATCGGCCAATCCGTCTCGCGCAGCCTCGAGGCCCAGGGCGAGAGCCGGGGTTGCACACGCGATGTTGCAACGCCTGTGCGTTCGATGCGTTCGCCACCCTCGACCATCACTACCGGACGCCTGCCGTGGGACATCTCCAGGTAACCCTCGGCGGCGAGCTGCTCGAACGCGAAACTGACGGTATTGCGCGACACGCCGAGATCGCTCGCGAGCCGGCGGCTCGACGGCAGCGCACGACCCTTGCCGAGCCGCCCGCTTGCAATCAGGCGCCTGAGCTGGCTCGTCAATTGCGCCACCAGCCCTTCCTCGCTGGATCGCTCCAGCACGATCAGCCCGGAAATCATCGTCTCTAGAACTGGCACTTTGATTCTTTCAAATCTGGCACTTTTTTGAGTGCCAATTGCGATGCTATCTGTCGGACTACGCCGCTTCAAGGATCTTGCAATGAACACCTCCCTGTCACCCCGCGCGGCCGTAGGCCTGTTCGTCATCGTCGTTTTGGCCTGGGGCGTGAACTGGTCGGTAACGAAGCAGCTGGTGCAGTTAGTGCCGCCGCTGTGGAGCGCGGCAATCAGGAGCTGGATCGCGCTCATCGGTCTGTTCGTGATTCTGCGCGCAAGCAATAATCTGGTCATTCCGGAGCGACACGACGTCCCCGTGATCCTGAGCGTGTCGCTGCTGCACATGACGCTATTCTCGACGTTGGCGGCCGCGGGCTTGCGCTTCATTCCCGCCAGCAAGGGCGTCGTGCTCGGCTACACGACGCCGCTCTGGGTGGCGCTCGCCGCGCCCCTGCTCGGCAAGGACACGCTGACCGCGCCGAAGCTCGGCGGCGCGTTGCTGGGCCTGGCCGGACTTGCCGTGATCCTGAATCCATCCTCGATCGATTGGACCAACGTCAACGTCGTGCTCGGCGCCGGCATGGTGATCCTGGCCGCCATCTGCTGGGCCGCGAACATCATCTATCTGCGCTCGCATCGCTGGATCGCGTCCCCGCTCCAACTCCTGATCTGGCAGGTGCTCGTGGCAACGGTGGTGCTATCAGTCGCGGCGACGATTGCGGACGGCCTGCCGCACGCCGAATGGTCGTGGCGGCTCGTGCTGCTGTTCCTCTATTCAGGCCTGATCGGGACGGCGCTGGCCTATTGGGCGATGTCGATGGTCAACAAGAGCATCTCGGCCTTGACGACGTCGCTGGGCACCACGGGGACGCCGATCGTCGGCATCGCCAGTGCTGCGGCCCTCCTGGGCGAACCCATCGACATCAGCCTTGCCGTCGCGGCAGCGCTGATCGTCGCGGGCATCGGCCTCGCCACTCTGACCGACCGGCCACTGCGCGGTCAGGCGACTGCGAGAGGCTGAACGCGCAGCGCACCGCGCAAGCCCGCAGCAGTGCCGAGCAGGATACCGGCGACCGCGACGAATGACGCCAGTGCGAGGGTGGACAGGCCGGTGAGCCCCTGCCCGATCGAGCAGCCGAACGCCATCACGCCGCCGATACCCATCAGCGCTGCGCCGCTGGCCGAGCGCAGCATGTGGCGCGGCGAGGAATAGCCTTCGAGCTTGAAACGACCCGTGGCCAGTGCCGTCACGAGGCTACCTGCGAACACGCCGGCGACCGTCGCGATGCCGAAGTTCGGCGTCAGGCCGGTCGAGAGCATGGCGTATTGCAGCGCGTCCGCAATCGGCGCGATGAAGGTGAGCGAGGTGACCGGTACCGGGTTGAAATCATCGGCACCGAGGTAACCTGTGACGAACCAGCCGCCGGCAACGAGGAGGCCGACGATGATGCCGGCCGCGATCTGGCCCGGCGAGCGCCGGAAACTGGCGTGAGCGAATGCAAAAAGGATCAGGGCGACAGCGATCGCGGCTGCGGCCAGCGTGCGCGAGACGGCTTCGCCAAGGCCAAGCGTTGCCAGCAGGGACGGCAGCGAGTTCGCGTTCACCGTGCCCTGCGAGGCTTGAACGAGCGCGATGCGCGCCGGCGCGATCAGGCCCTTGAGCGTCATCTGTGCGGCGATGGCGAGCACGATCACGACGACGAAGGAGCGGAGATTGCCGCGGCCGAGCAGCACCAGCGCACGCGAGCCGCAGCCGTTCGACAGCACCATGCCGTAACCGAACAACAGGCCGCCGAGGAACAGCACCGGCGCCGAAAACGTCTGCTGCAGATAGATCGACTTGCCGAGATCGATCGTGCCGCTGCCGGCAAGAAGCTGGCTCGCCGCAATCGCGACGGCGATCGCCAGCGCATAGGTGCGCACCAGCCGCCCGTCTCCCTCCGCGAGCCAGCCGCGCATGCTGCTCATCAGGCAGAAGCCACTGAGCAGGCCGACGGCGCCGTAGATCAGGCCGATGGCGAGGCCGGCGAGGATGACGACTTGCGCGGACGATTCCATGACTACGGCTTCAGGATCACGCGATCGCGCGAGGAGCCGGCGACGGCGACATACGCCTCCTTGGCGCGCTCCAGCGGATAGATCGCACTCGCCCTGATCGGGAACGGCTTCAAGTGGCCGCTCGCAAAGCCGGGGCCCAGGTCGCGCAGCACCGCGCCGGTTGCCGCCGACGAGAGGCCGAGCGTATCGATGCCCACATAAGTGTGCTGTCCCCGGTAGAATTCGAGGATGTTGAACTGCACGATGCGGTCGATCGCGGCAATCAGGATCTGGCGGCCACGAAGTGCGAGCGACTTGTGCGCGGCCTGAAAATAGGGATCGCCGACGGTGTTGAAGACGAGGTCGACGCCCTTGCCGCCGGTCACATCGCGCACGCGCGCCGCGACATCGGTTGCGGAGGCATCGATCACCTCGATGGCTGCGTTGGTATGGCCTTCATAGGCTTCGGCCTTGCGCACCACGCCGATGACGCGCGCGCCCTGCCAAGTCGCGATCTGCACCGCGGCCTGGCCGACCTTGCCGTTGACGCCAAACACCAGCACGGTCTCGCCGGTCCTCGGCACACCGGCGCGACGAAAGCCCTCCATGGCGGTGACGAAGGGCACACCGATGCCGGCCGCCTCCTCCCAGGAGACGGTCTTCGGCCTCTCCACCACTGCATCCGTCTCGACGACGAGATGGGTGGCATGGGTGCCGTCGCGGCGGATGCCGAGATCGCCGGAGGAACCGAACACCTCGCGGCCGACCGTGCCGGCCGGGCCATCGATGACCACGCCGGCATAGTCGCGGCCGGGCGTACGCGGGAACACGGCATAGGGCATCAGCCCGGTCGCGGCCTTCACGTCGGACGGATTGACGGCGGCGGCCTTGACCTCGATCAGGAGATCGTTTGGACCGCGCGTGAGCATGTGCCGTTCGACGACCGGCGCCAGCGCGGCGGCGGTCTCAGCCTTGGCATTGAGGCGCACGCAGCGCGCTTCGACGGCGTTGGTATCGGCTGGTGACATCAAAAGACCCACGATTTCTCGCGGGCCTTGTCGCCCTTGCGGAGACTCAAGTCAACCTGCCCCCTCATCCTGAGGAGCCTGCGAAGCAGGTGTCTCGAAGGATGAAGGCCGCCTCGCAGCAGCCGGTCTCGTGGTTCTCGCGGCGATACGAGGCATCGTCCGCTACACGGCGCTGACGCGCTCCTCACCATGAGGGTCGAGGCTAGTCCTTCGGCCGCTTGTCGTAGACCCGCTTGGCCTTTCCGAGCGACCGCTCCAGCGTGGCCGGCGCGACCGCCTGCACCTTCGCCGTGACGCCAATGGTGTTCTTGATGTGGGTCGAGATCCGCTCGGCGTGCTCGACGAGCCCGCGGCCGTCCCAGCTTTCGGGCCGCGCCTCGGCGATGATGGTCAGCTCGTCCATACGGCCTTCGCGCGTCAGTTCGAGGATGAAGTGGCCGCCGCACCAATCGGTCGCGAGCAGCACCTCCTCGATCTGGGTCGGGAACAGGTTGACGCCGCGCAGGATGATCATGTCATCCGAGCGCCCCGTCACCTTCTCCATGCGCCGCATGCCGGGGCGCGCGGTGCCCGGCAACAGCCGCGTCAGGTCGCGGGTGCGGTAGCGGATCACCGGGAAGGCTTCCTTGGTCAGCGACGTGAACACCAGTTCGCCCTTCGCGCCATCCGGCAGCACCGCGCCGGTCTCGGGATCGATCACCTCGGGATAGAAGTGATCCTCCCAGATGTGCAGGCCGTCTTTGGTCTCGATGCATTCCTGCGCGACGCCGGGACCGATCACCTCCGAGAGGCCATAGATGTCGGTCGCGTCCATGTCGAAGGCCTCTTCGATCTCGCCGCGCATCGCATTGGTCCAGGGTTCGGCGCCGAAGATGCCGACCTTGAGCGAGCACCGGCGCGGATCGAGCCCCTGGCGCTTGAACTCATCGAGGATCGCCAGCATGTAGCTCGGCGTCACCGTGATGATATCAGGACGGAAATCGTTGATGAGCTGCACCTGCCGCTCGGTCATGCCGCCCGAGATCGGCACCACGGTACAGCCGAGCTTTTCCGCGCCGTAGTGCACTCCTAACCCGCCGGTGAAGAGGCCATAGCCATAGGCGTTATGGATGATCATGCCGGTGCGGCCGCCGGCGGCGCGGATCGAGCGCGCCATCACTTCCGACCACGTATCGATATCGCGTTGGGTGTAGCCGACCACGATCGGCTTGCCCGTCGTGCCCGAGGAGGCATGCACGCGCACCAGCTTTTCGCGGGGAACGGCGAACATGTTGAATGGATAGTTGTCGCGCAGGTCCGTCTTCACCGTGAACGGAAACTTTGCGAGGTCGGACAATTCGCGAAAGTCAGAGGGATGCACGCCGGCCTTGTCGAAGGCTTTGCGAAAATGCGCAACATTGTCGTAGGCGTGCTTCAGCGACCAGGCCAGGCGCTGCGTCTGCAACGCCATGATCTCGTCGCGCGACGCGCGCTCATGCGCGTCCATCTCCGGACTATAGGTGCTGCCACCTTCCTTGAGCCTGGTCAGAGCCATCCTCGTTTCCCCACATCATTGGTTTGTTTTTTCTTTAGTCTTGATGACCTTGCGTCGGCAGCCACGTGCCGGGAATGACACGCGAGTGCCCGCGAAACTCAGCGATGACGGTGTCGCCGACAGTGACGCGCACGTCATAGATGCCCGAGCGTCCGCCGCGGCTGATCTCTCGGGCCTTCGCAATGAGCCGATCGCCGAGCCTGCCCGGCTTGATGAAGGTGATCTGCCCTTGCGCGGCGACCACGCGCTCATTGTGCGAGTTGCAGGCAAACGCGAAAGCCGAGTCGGCCAGTGTGAAGATGAAGCCGCCATGGGCAATGCGCTGGCCGTTGACCATGTCAGGCCGGACCGTCATTGCCAGCGTCGCAAAGCCGGGGCCGATCTCGACGATCTCCATACCGAGACCTTTCGAGGCATCGTCCTCCGCCCACATCGCGTCGGCGCAGGCGCGGGCCACATCTTCGGGCGACAGGGCTGCTTTGACGTTCACGCGCTTCTCCCGGCCAAATGTTTTTCCCATGATGTTCTGCTGCTTGGCGAAGCCTGTCAAACGTGGTCGTAGTCAACCACGACCCGCTCCGACGACGGCTTCGCCTGGCAGGTCAGCACGAAACCCGCCTTCAGCTCCCAGGGCTCCAGCGAATAATTGATGTCCATCGGCGCCTCGCCCTCGACCAGCTTGGCGCGGCAGGTCGAGCACATACCCCCCTTGCAGGCGAAGGGCAGATCGACGCCGGCACGCAGCGCGGCATCGAGGATCGCTTCGTCTTCGGCGACTGGAACATCGCGGCGCTTGCCATCGATAATCAGCGAGGCGATCGCCTTCGGCGGCGCGTCCACTGCGACAACCTTCTTTGTCCGAGGCTTTCCGCCGAATTCCGAGACGAAACGTTCGACATGGATGCGGTCCTCGGCGATGCCGATGTCGCGGCAGGTCGCCTCGATCTCCTCGCTCATGCCGAGAGGACCGCAGACGAAGACGTGATCGATGCTTTCCGCCGGCACCAGTGCGCGCAACAGCACTCTCACCTTCTCACCGTCGAGCCGGCCATGCAGGATGGGAATGTCCTGCTCCTCGCCGGAAATGACGTGGAAGATCGAGAGACGATCGATGAAGCGGTCCTTGAGTTCCTCGAGGTCCTCCAGGAACATGATGTTGGCGCTCGCGCGATTGCCATAGAACAGGAAGAAGCGGCTGCTCGGCTCACCCGTCAGCACGCCCTTGACGATCGACAGGATCGGCGTGATGCCGGAGCCGGCGGCAAAGCCGACATGGATGCGTCCGCTATCTGCCGATGGGATCGCACCGAAGCGGCCGGTCGGCGTCATCACGTCGAGCTCATCGCCGCATTTCAACTCGTCCGCAGCCCAGCTCGAGAACGCGCCGCCGTCGACCCTCTTCACGGCGATGCGGATCTCGCCGTCATCCGGACCGGAGCAGATCGAGTAGGAGCGGCGCACCTCCTCGCCATCGAGCGTGGTGCGGAGCGTGAGGTACTGGCCGGGCGAGAAGGCGTAATCGCTCGCAAGTTCGCTCGGGATGGTGAAGGTCATCGACACGGCGTCCGACGCCTCGCGGCGAAGGTCGTTGACGGCGAGGCGATGGAAGCGTGGTGCGGCTGCGGACATGATGAACACTCTAAGTTTGGCTCACCGGCGTCATTGCGAGCGCAGCGAAGCAATCCAGAATCCTTCCGCGGGAACACTCTGGATTGCTTCGCTGCGCTCGCAATGACGGTTGGGCTGACATCGTGCCTTCTCAATGACACTTGAAGTAGTCGAAGGGTTCGCGGCAGGCCTTGCAGCGCCACAGCGCCTTGCAGGAGGTCGAGCCGAATTCGGACAGCAGCTCGGTGTTGCCAGACCCGCACTGCGGGCATGCGACCGCCTGCTCGCCGAACAGCGCGCGACGAGAGCTCGAAGCTTGCGGCGGTGCAATGCCATAGGCGCGCAACTTCCGGCGCCCCTCCTCGCTCATCCAGTCGGTGGTCCAGGCCGGCGAAAGCACGGTGTGCACCTTCGGACGCCGGAAGCCGGCGCGCTCCAGCGCGAGTTCGATTTCCAGCGCGATCATGTTCATGGCGGGGCAGCCCGAATACGTCGGAGTGATCGAGACCTCGATCTGATCGCCTTGGAGCGCGACGTCGCGCAGGACGCCGAGATCGGCGATGGTCAGCACCGGGATCTCCGGATCGACGACGCTCGCTGCAGCGTCCCAGGCACGCTGCCGCAGCTCGGTGTCGCTGTCGAGCGCGGTCACCATGTCAGCCCCGGGAAGGTGCGCTGCATCGATTGCAGCTCGCTGAGCAGATGGCCGAGATGCTCGCTGTGCCGGCCCGAACGACCGCCCTCCTGCATCCAGTCGTTTTGCGGCAATGTGAGTGTCGTCTCGCCGATGATGCCGGTCACCGTCTTAAGCCAGCGATCGCGCAAACCCGCCGGATCGATGGCGACGCCGGCGTCGATCAGACCGCGCTCGCTGTCGTCGACGACGAACATCTCGCCGGAGAAGGCCCAGAGGTGATCGATCGCCGCCTGCGCGCGGACGTGGCTCTCTTCCGTGCCGTCGCCGAGCCGGATGATCCATTCCGAGGCGTGGCGCAGATGGTAGGCGCTCTCCTTCTCCGATTTGGCCGCAACCGCAGCCAGCGTCGCATCGCGCGATGTCATCATCGCGCGCCAGTAGAGATCGGCGAAGGCGGAATAGAAGAACTGCCGCACCAGGGTCTGGGCGAAATCGCCGTTCGGCTGCTCGACCAGCAACAAATTGCGGTATTGCCTGACGTCGCGAAGATAGGCGAACTTGTCCTCGTCGTTGTCCTTGCCTTCGACCCTGGCCGCGTAGGTGTAGAGCTCGCGGGCCTGGCCGAGCAGGTCGAGCGCGATATTGGAGAGCGCCATGTCCTCTT is from Bradyrhizobium sp. ISRA430 and encodes:
- a CDS encoding ferredoxin; this encodes MAERLKVHVDPDKCQGHARCKALAPELFELDEYGNAREAGDGTVPAGLEDKAWLARSNCPEIAIDVIKE
- a CDS encoding cytochrome P450; this encodes MSDVSQPVVHPPVTDWLNDFDHTDPQWTEDPFPIWDELRAASPVVHTRRFLGCYLPTTYEAVREIANDPEHFSSRRIIVRDVRPEVTQNAAPPITSDPPAHKPAKQLLLPPFTPDAMKKLEPRVRAICNELIDGFIGEKKVDAAARYTKHIPVRAIAHMLGIPESDSDLFINWIHMILELGIKDENLLLQAVHEMSDYFRAHIEQRRKHPTDDLISYLMNARNKDGQPLEEAHVLGSLRLLLIAGIDTTWSAIGSSLWHLARTPADRERLIAEPKLMPTAVEEFLRAYSPVTMAREVVKERTVSGCPVKPGNMVLLSFPAANRDPKMFPDADKVVIDRRENRHAAFGLGIHRCVGSNLARMEMQVALEEWLKRIPDFRLDPAGTVTWSQGTVRGPRQLPFLLGKAM
- a CDS encoding MFS transporter gives rise to the protein MTEQAIKPASEHFDVADAKRRIKAIFIGSVGNLVEWYDFYAYTAFALYFAPAFFPGNDPVVQQLNAAVVFAATFLMRPLGGWFFGYLADHFGRRISLTLSVVFMCFGSLIIAVTPTYATIGFAAPAILALARVIEGLSLGGEYGASATYLSEVADPRYRGFYSSFQYVTLIGGQLTAIIVLLLLQKVFLTPEELKGWGWRIPFAIGAMLAIFAAVMRRSLHETEAFEEAKKVVKPTGSITNLLRYPRELLLVMGLTAGGTAAFYTFTTYMQTFVKLSVGLTEDQTTFVIFGTLIFATILQPIYGAISDKIGRKPLLIFFGIAGTLSTVPLLMTLKETKSPFVAFVLICAAWLFVAGYTSINAVVKAELFPTNVRALGVGLPYAITVSLFGGTAPAIALYFKSVGREEWFYFYLSGIICISLIIYATMRDTKHASAMHRHE
- a CDS encoding sulfite oxidase-like oxidoreductase gives rise to the protein MADENEPPPDSKLTRTKEKWAREGRFLTGRITRLEDHRLPPGQHLTKDWPVLDLGLSPEISRERWRLDVYGAIDNPLFWSFAEFSAQKQAQFTSDIHCVTTWSRYDNQWEGLATRALLAICQPRDDARFVVLHSYDGYTTNLALEDFAAEDALLAHSWSGQPLTNEHGGPVRLVVPHLYFWKSAKWLQAIEFLTEDARGFWEVRGYHNRGDPWAEQRYSGD
- a CDS encoding bifunctional alpha/beta hydrolase/OsmC family protein; this encodes MATERFQFQGEGGHQLAAALELPDGEPAAYALFAHCFTCGKDTLAAKRIAVALAAKGIAVLRFDFTGLGSSEGDFANSTFSSNVADLVHAADHLRKVRKAPSILIGHSLGGAAILAAAEKVPEAKAVATIAAPSDPAHVTGLFKEHVETIRSQGELEVSLAGRPFRIKREFLDDIVEHELMKDVTGLHKALLVMHSPVDDTVGIENATKIFVAAKHPKSFISLDHADHLLTKPADALYVADVITAWASRYIETAKPARAMDLAEAPRQVVVQETRKSKFNQIVSVGPHRLVADEPVAVGGEDAGPGPYDFLLAGLGACTSMTMRLYADRKSLPLDRVTVTLKHSKIYAKDCAECETREGMLDQIDRVIAMEGTLDAEQRKKLMEIADKCPVHRTLTSEIRIVTKAAD
- a CDS encoding DMT family transporter — protein: MNTSLSPRAAVGLFVIVVLAWGVNWSVTKQLVQLVPPLWSAAIRSWIALIGLFVILRASNNLVIPERHDVPVILSVSLLHMTLFSTLAAAGLRFIPASKGVVLGYTTPLWVALAAPLLGKDTLTAPKLGGALLGLAGLAVILNPSSIDWTNVNVVLGAGMVILAAICWAANIIYLRSHRWIASPLQLLIWQVLVATVVLSVAATIADGLPHAEWSWRLVLLFLYSGLIGTALAYWAMSMVNKSISALTTSLGTTGTPIVGIASAAALLGEPIDISLAVAAALIVAGIGLATLTDRPLRGQATARG